Proteins from one Nitrobacteraceae bacterium AZCC 2146 genomic window:
- a CDS encoding queuine tRNA-ribosyltransferase (product_source=KO:K00773; cath_funfam=3.20.20.105; cog=COG0343; ko=KO:K00773; pfam=PF01702; superfamily=51713; tigrfam=TIGR00430), translated as MTVANHFELLGTDGVARTGQLTTPHGVVRTPAFMPVGTLGAMKGLHWREVRDAGADIVLGNTYHLMLRPGAERIATLGGLQKFTTWNGPMLTDSGGFQVMSLAQLRKVTEKAVTFRSHIDGASFELSPERAIEIQRLLNSDIAMQLDECVRLPAERADIDRAMQLSLRWAERCKRAFETAPEGYMLFGIAQGGDVPELRRASAQGLVEIGFHGYAIGGLAVGEPQEVMLAMIEEVVPILPQDRPRYLMGVGTPEDMLEAVARGVDMFDCVMPTRNGRHGMAFTRYGQINMRNARHIDDPRPLDEESTWPAARDYSRAYLHHLVRSGETLGAMLLSEINIAYYQSLMQGIRAAIQGGTFQDFRERTRAGWAQGDIAPR; from the coding sequence ATGACCGTTGCCAATCATTTTGAACTCCTGGGCACCGACGGCGTCGCCCGCACCGGCCAGTTGACGACGCCGCATGGCGTGGTGCGAACGCCGGCCTTCATGCCGGTCGGCACCCTCGGCGCCATGAAGGGCCTGCACTGGCGCGAGGTGCGCGACGCCGGCGCCGACATCGTGCTTGGCAATACCTATCACCTGATGCTGCGGCCCGGAGCGGAGCGGATCGCGACGCTGGGTGGCCTGCAGAAATTCACCACCTGGAACGGGCCGATGCTGACGGATTCCGGCGGCTTCCAGGTGATGTCGCTGGCACAGCTGCGCAAGGTCACCGAGAAGGCGGTAACCTTCCGCTCGCATATCGACGGCGCCAGTTTTGAACTGTCGCCGGAGCGCGCCATCGAGATCCAGCGGCTGCTGAACTCCGACATCGCCATGCAGCTCGATGAATGCGTGCGGCTGCCGGCGGAGCGCGCCGACATCGACCGCGCCATGCAGCTGTCGCTGCGCTGGGCCGAACGCTGCAAGCGCGCCTTCGAGACCGCGCCGGAAGGCTACATGCTGTTCGGCATTGCCCAGGGCGGCGATGTGCCGGAGCTGCGCCGCGCCAGCGCCCAGGGCCTCGTGGAGATCGGCTTTCACGGCTACGCGATCGGCGGCCTTGCGGTTGGCGAGCCGCAGGAGGTGATGCTGGCAATGATCGAGGAGGTCGTCCCGATCCTGCCGCAGGACCGTCCGCGCTACCTGATGGGCGTGGGCACGCCGGAGGACATGCTGGAAGCTGTGGCGCGCGGCGTCGACATGTTCGACTGCGTGATGCCGACCCGCAACGGCCGCCATGGCATGGCGTTCACCCGCTACGGCCAGATCAACATGCGCAATGCCCGCCACATCGACGACCCCCGTCCGCTGGACGAGGAGAGCACATGGCCGGCGGCGCGGGATTATTCACGCGCCTATCTTCACCATCTGGTGAGATCCGGCGAGACGCTCGGCGCCATGCTGCTGTCGGAAATCAATATTGCCTACTACCAGAGCCTGATGCAGGGCATCCGTGCGGCGATCCAAGGCGGTACGTTCCAGGATTTTCGTGAGCGGACGCGTGCCGGCTGGGCGCAGGGCGACATCGCGCCGCGCTGA
- a CDS encoding peptidylprolyl isomerase (product_source=KO:K01802; cath_funfam=2.40.100.10; cog=COG0652; ko=KO:K01802; pfam=PF00160; superfamily=50891): MADNENTLILETTQGPVTIEMRPDLAPGHVARIKELVREGFYDGIVFHRVIDGFMAQTGCPQGTGTGGSGKKLKAEFNNEPHVRGTLSMARAASPDSGDSQFFICFDDASFLNKQYTVWGKVTEGMENVDKIKRGEPVKDPDKIIKAHMAADAAA; the protein is encoded by the coding sequence ATGGCTGACAACGAAAATACTCTGATCCTCGAAACCACCCAGGGTCCCGTTACCATCGAGATGCGTCCGGATCTGGCGCCGGGCCACGTTGCCCGCATCAAGGAGCTGGTTCGCGAAGGCTTCTACGACGGTATCGTGTTCCATCGCGTCATCGATGGCTTCATGGCGCAGACCGGCTGTCCGCAGGGCACCGGCACCGGTGGTTCTGGCAAGAAGCTGAAGGCCGAATTCAACAACGAGCCGCATGTCCGTGGCACCCTGTCGATGGCCCGTGCGGCGAGCCCGGATTCCGGCGACAGCCAGTTCTTCATCTGCTTCGACGACGCCTCGTTCCTCAACAAGCAGTACACGGTGTGGGGCAAGGTCACCGAGGGCATGGAGAACGTCGACAAGATCAAGCGCGGCGAGCCGGTCAAGGATCCCGACAAGATCATCAAGGCGCACATGGCCGCCGACGCGGCCGCGTAA
- a CDS encoding hypothetical protein (product_source=Hypo-rule applied; cleavage_site_network=SignalP-noTM), translating into MASRRVSFLVAASLMAFCFIQVDRAYAAGDTVSTLAEMFAKLKSCWRPPALPRGHPGMQITVLFSLKRNGEILGRPRITFETPEASEADSIAYRTAVMETLQHCTPMPFTGGLGDAIAGRPFTLRFDDRRNLPKPVEKRAWLTTKIL; encoded by the coding sequence ATGGCGTCGCGCCGGGTTTCGTTTCTGGTCGCGGCGTCGCTGATGGCTTTCTGTTTCATTCAGGTCGACCGCGCATACGCTGCGGGTGACACAGTCAGTACGCTGGCCGAAATGTTCGCGAAACTGAAAAGCTGCTGGCGACCGCCCGCGCTGCCGCGGGGCCACCCGGGGATGCAGATCACGGTGCTCTTCAGCCTCAAGCGCAATGGGGAGATTCTCGGTAGGCCGCGGATCACCTTTGAAACGCCCGAGGCCTCCGAGGCCGACAGTATTGCCTATCGAACGGCTGTGATGGAGACGTTGCAACATTGCACGCCGATGCCATTTACCGGGGGCCTGGGCGACGCGATTGCCGGACGCCCCTTCACGCTGCGGTTTGACGACCGCCGAAACTTACCCAAACCAGTAGAGAAGAGAGCATGGCTGACAACGAAAATACTCTGA
- a CDS encoding peptidylprolyl isomerase (product_source=KO:K01802; cath_funfam=2.40.100.10; cleavage_site_network=SignalP-noTM; cog=COG0652; ko=KO:K01802; pfam=PF00160; superfamily=50891) codes for MIRIFALAAALLCVAPALAQAPAVPAALPAGLDKANAIVVDTTKGRIVFKLRNDLAPKHAERIKQLAREGYYNNVPFHRVMDGFMAQTGDGQNFNGTGGSKYPNLKAEFSPTPYKRGIVGMARAASEDSANSQFFIMLAENPGLNGKYTVVGEVVSGMDVVDKLKKAPPGSASGAVTDPDKMVKVQVASDIK; via the coding sequence ATGATCCGCATATTCGCTCTTGCCGCCGCGCTGCTCTGTGTGGCTCCCGCCCTCGCGCAGGCACCGGCCGTACCGGCCGCGCTGCCCGCCGGCCTCGACAAGGCCAACGCCATTGTGGTCGATACCACCAAGGGCCGCATCGTCTTCAAGCTGCGCAACGATCTGGCGCCGAAGCACGCCGAGCGCATCAAGCAACTGGCGCGTGAAGGCTACTACAACAACGTGCCGTTCCACCGCGTCATGGACGGCTTTATGGCGCAGACCGGCGACGGCCAGAATTTCAACGGCACCGGTGGCTCAAAGTATCCGAACCTGAAGGCTGAGTTCTCCCCCACGCCCTACAAGCGCGGCATCGTCGGCATGGCCCGGGCCGCTTCCGAGGATTCCGCGAATTCGCAGTTCTTCATCATGCTCGCCGAGAACCCCGGCCTGAACGGCAAGTACACCGTGGTCGGCGAGGTCGTCTCCGGCATGGACGTGGTGGACAAGCTGAAGAAGGCACCCCCTGGCTCGGCAAGCGGCGCCGTCACCGACCCGGACAAGATGGTGAAGGTCCAGGTCGCTTCCGACATCAAGTAA
- a CDS encoding hypothetical protein (product_source=Hypo-rule applied; transmembrane_helix_parts=Inside_1_4,TMhelix_5_27,Outside_28_85), with protein sequence MIKALSAIAIAAFIAAALTVLPGFAPQVEASVPVALAKADRLDIRPVGRDCSQQAWPNFEASCLRNAVTKTVTIREARLVTAERR encoded by the coding sequence ATGATCAAGGCTCTTTCCGCCATTGCCATTGCAGCGTTCATTGCTGCCGCCCTCACCGTTCTCCCGGGCTTTGCCCCGCAGGTTGAGGCCTCCGTGCCGGTGGCGCTGGCCAAGGCCGACCGCCTCGACATCCGCCCCGTTGGCCGCGATTGCTCGCAGCAGGCCTGGCCCAACTTCGAAGCCTCCTGCCTGCGCAACGCCGTCACCAAGACCGTGACCATCCGCGAAGCCCGCCTCGTCACCGCCGAGCGCCGCTAA
- a CDS encoding hypothetical protein (product_source=Hypo-rule applied; cleavage_site_network=SignalP-noTM; transmembrane_helix_parts=Inside_1_6,TMhelix_7_26,Outside_27_111): MTTSRRRLSALGVALVLAMAATGGFAESVPFNCVILPGETLASVMMTNSLSADASCIVTCKFSTTKYDNNPQITCAKPVPAGKEVEMCEIGSGSDKFVKTIGGGADCAKLP; this comes from the coding sequence GTGACGACGTCGCGCCGGCGGTTGTCCGCGCTTGGCGTTGCGCTTGTGCTCGCGATGGCTGCGACCGGTGGTTTCGCGGAATCTGTGCCCTTCAATTGCGTCATCCTGCCTGGCGAGACCCTGGCCAGCGTGATGATGACGAATTCACTGAGCGCTGACGCGTCCTGCATCGTGACCTGCAAGTTCTCGACCACGAAGTACGACAACAATCCGCAAATCACCTGCGCCAAGCCGGTGCCGGCCGGCAAGGAAGTCGAGATGTGCGAGATCGGCTCGGGGAGCGACAAATTCGTCAAGACGATCGGCGGCGGCGCCGACTGCGCTAAGCTGCCGTAG
- a CDS encoding pantetheine-phosphate adenylyltransferase (product_source=KO:K00954; cath_funfam=3.40.50.620; cog=COG0669; ko=KO:K00954; pfam=PF01467; superfamily=52374; tigrfam=TIGR01510) — protein MPRIALYPGSFDPVTNGHLDVVRQAVGLCDRLIVAIGVHPGKKPLFSTEERLEMVEKVFAPLASAAGCAFDCTTYDNLTVTAAQKAGATIMIRGLRDGTDLDYEMQISGMNETMAPDVQTVFLPASVNVRPITATLVRQIAAMGGDVSAFVPAAVAKSLKSKFAG, from the coding sequence ATGCCCCGTATCGCGCTCTATCCCGGATCATTCGACCCCGTCACGAACGGCCATCTCGACGTGGTCCGCCAGGCCGTTGGCCTGTGCGACAGGCTGATCGTTGCGATCGGCGTACACCCCGGCAAGAAGCCGCTGTTCTCCACCGAAGAGCGGCTCGAGATGGTCGAGAAGGTGTTCGCGCCTTTGGCCTCCGCCGCCGGCTGCGCGTTTGACTGCACGACTTACGACAACCTCACCGTCACCGCAGCGCAGAAGGCTGGCGCTACCATCATGATCCGTGGCCTGCGCGACGGCACCGACCTCGATTATGAGATGCAGATCTCCGGCATGAACGAGACCATGGCGCCGGATGTGCAGACGGTGTTTCTTCCGGCCTCGGTAAATGTTCGCCCGATCACCGCCACACTGGTGCGGCAAATCGCGGCGATGGGCGGCGACGTCTCGGCCTTCGTGCCGGCGGCGGTGGCCAAGAGCCTCAAATCCAAATTCGCCGGCTGA
- a CDS encoding cysteine synthase A (product_source=KO:K01738; cath_funfam=3.40.50.1100; cog=COG0031; ko=KO:K01738; pfam=PF00291; superfamily=53686; tigrfam=TIGR01139), producing the protein MDTSPDRNATHRPGRGRIFGSIVEATGDTPIVKLVRLPQQYGATATILAKLEYFNPAASVKDRIGAAMIIAMEKAGVINADTVLIEPTSGNTGIALAYVAASRGYRLKLVMPESMSIERRKMLAFLGAEIVLTPAAQGMKGSIATAEELVRTTPNAVMPQQFKNLANPEIHRRTTAEEIWNDTNGHIDFFVAGVGTGGTITGVGQVLKPRKPSLRVVAVEPEESPVLSGGQHSPHKIQGIGAGFVPDILDRSVIDEIIKINSATAIETARALARNEGIPGGISSGAAIAAALQIGKRPENAGKTILAIVPSFSERYLSTALFEGI; encoded by the coding sequence ATGGATACATCGCCAGACCGCAATGCCACGCATCGTCCCGGCCGGGGCCGCATCTTTGGCAGCATCGTGGAGGCCACCGGTGACACTCCGATCGTCAAGCTCGTGCGGCTGCCGCAGCAGTATGGCGCCACCGCGACAATTTTAGCGAAACTGGAATACTTCAATCCGGCGGCCAGCGTGAAGGACCGCATCGGCGCCGCGATGATCATCGCGATGGAGAAGGCCGGCGTCATCAACGCCGACACCGTTTTGATCGAGCCGACGTCAGGAAATACTGGCATTGCGTTGGCCTATGTCGCGGCGTCGCGCGGTTACCGGCTGAAGCTGGTGATGCCGGAATCAATGTCGATCGAACGCCGCAAGATGCTGGCGTTCCTCGGCGCCGAGATCGTGCTGACGCCGGCGGCGCAGGGCATGAAGGGCTCGATCGCCACCGCGGAAGAACTGGTCCGGACCACGCCGAACGCGGTGATGCCGCAGCAGTTCAAGAATCTCGCCAATCCCGAAATCCATCGCCGCACCACCGCCGAGGAAATCTGGAACGATACCAATGGCCACATCGATTTCTTCGTCGCCGGCGTCGGTACCGGGGGTACCATCACCGGCGTCGGTCAGGTGCTGAAACCGCGCAAACCGTCACTGCGCGTCGTTGCCGTCGAGCCGGAGGAAAGTCCGGTACTGTCGGGCGGCCAACACTCGCCGCACAAGATCCAGGGCATCGGCGCCGGCTTCGTGCCGGACATATTGGACCGTTCGGTGATCGACGAGATCATCAAGATCAACAGCGCCACCGCGATCGAGACCGCCCGGGCGCTGGCGCGCAACGAAGGTATTCCCGGCGGCATCTCGTCGGGGGCGGCGATCGCCGCGGCGCTGCAGATCGGCAAGCGGCCGGAGAACGCCGGCAAGACCATTCTGGCGATTGTACCGTCGTTCTCGGAGCGCTATCTCTCGACCGCACTGTTCGAAGGAATCTGA
- a CDS encoding S-adenosylmethionine:tRNA ribosyltransferase-isomerase (product_source=KO:K07568; cath_funfam=3.40.1780.10; cog=COG0809; ko=KO:K07568; pfam=PF02547; superfamily=111337; tigrfam=TIGR00113), whose protein sequence is MRTDLFDFELPAANIALRPASPRDSARMLVVQPGAALEDNVVADLPQWLRPGDQLVVNDTKVIAAQLTGRRIGRDVETKIEATLIKRLDGSRWQALVKPAKRLIPGDTVRFGSEGRVCLLGHLDAQVEHKGDAGEITLSFSFHGPALDQAIAELGAPPLPPYIASKRAPDERDAADYQTMFAIHDGAVAAPTAGLHFTPALEAALRERGVGLHRLTLHVGAGTFLPVKVDDTDEHKMHAEWGTISRETADALNAARASGGRIVAVGTTSLRLLESAASEDGLIHPFADDTAIFITPGYRFRAVDLLLTNFHLPRSTLFMLVSAFSGLDTMTKAYAHAIASGYRFYSYGDASLLFRDTSTS, encoded by the coding sequence ATGCGCACCGACCTTTTCGATTTCGAATTACCCGCCGCCAATATCGCGTTGCGTCCCGCGAGCCCGCGGGATTCCGCGCGCATGCTGGTGGTGCAGCCGGGTGCTGCGCTGGAGGACAATGTCGTTGCCGACCTGCCGCAATGGTTGCGGCCCGGTGATCAGCTGGTGGTCAATGATACCAAGGTGATTGCCGCGCAGCTCACCGGTCGCCGGATCGGCCGCGACGTCGAGACCAAGATCGAGGCGACGCTGATCAAGCGGCTCGACGGCTCGCGCTGGCAGGCATTGGTGAAGCCGGCGAAGCGGCTCATTCCTGGGGATACCGTCCGCTTCGGCAGCGAAGGCCGGGTCTGCCTGCTCGGCCATCTCGACGCCCAGGTCGAGCACAAGGGCGACGCCGGCGAGATCACGCTGTCGTTCTCGTTTCACGGCCCGGCGCTGGATCAGGCCATCGCCGAATTGGGCGCGCCGCCACTGCCGCCCTACATCGCTTCCAAACGTGCGCCGGACGAGCGCGACGCCGCCGACTATCAAACCATGTTTGCCATCCATGACGGCGCAGTTGCCGCTCCTACCGCCGGGCTGCATTTCACGCCGGCGCTCGAGGCGGCGCTGCGCGAACGCGGCGTTGGCCTGCACCGGCTGACGCTGCATGTCGGGGCAGGGACGTTCCTGCCGGTCAAGGTCGACGACACCGACGAGCACAAGATGCATGCGGAGTGGGGCACGATCTCGCGCGAAACAGCCGACGCACTGAATGCGGCGCGCGCCAGCGGCGGCCGGATTGTCGCGGTCGGCACGACGTCGCTGCGGCTGCTGGAGAGCGCAGCCAGCGAGGACGGCCTCATCCATCCCTTTGCCGACGACACCGCGATCTTCATCACGCCGGGCTACCGATTTCGCGCGGTCGATCTGCTGCTGACCAATTTCCATCTGCCGCGCTCGACACTGTTCATGCTGGTATCGGCCTTCAGCGGCCTCGACACCATGACGAAGGCCTATGCACACGCCATCGCGTCAGGCTATCGGTTCTATTCCTATGGCGACGCCAGCCTGCTGTTTCGGGACACATCCACCTCATGA
- a CDS encoding C4-type Zn-finger protein (product_source=COG1779; cath_funfam=2.20.25.10; cog=COG1779; smart=SM00355; superfamily=57802), with protein sequence MSAIAAVRSTKVSRPSPRGSDLPTCPVCADSMIAAEASAFLTDDVVSYLWTCDTCGYGFVTRHSFPKIACA encoded by the coding sequence ATGTCAGCGATTGCTGCAGTACGCTCGACCAAGGTGTCCCGCCCGTCTCCGCGTGGAAGCGACCTTCCGACGTGCCCTGTTTGCGCCGACTCCATGATCGCCGCAGAGGCCTCTGCGTTCCTCACCGACGACGTGGTGAGCTATCTCTGGACCTGTGACACCTGTGGCTATGGTTTCGTGACCCGGCATTCGTTTCCAAAGATCGCCTGCGCCTAA
- a CDS encoding uncharacterized protein (DUF4415 family) (product_source=COG3514; cog=COG3514; pfam=PF14384; superfamily=82607) codes for MAQPPRRPRTLQDARSEAEAAFKQTTTKVVEAPVNKPAVPGIRELVSLRIDQDVLEHFQEGGPGWQDRINDALRKAAGK; via the coding sequence ATGGCACAGCCGCCGCGGCGACCACGTACGCTCCAGGATGCCCGCAGCGAGGCTGAGGCCGCGTTCAAGCAGACCACGACCAAGGTGGTCGAGGCGCCGGTGAACAAACCGGCGGTGCCGGGCATCCGCGAGCTGGTGTCGCTGCGGATCGACCAGGACGTGCTCGAGCATTTCCAGGAGGGCGGCCCGGGCTGGCAGGACCGCATCAACGATGCGCTGCGCAAAGCCGCGGGCAAGTAG